The Humulus lupulus chromosome 7, drHumLupu1.1, whole genome shotgun sequence region AATAAAGGAAATGAGCCAGCCTCCCCATGCCCAATTCCATCTGCCCGAAGCCCACCAACAGTTGTCCCAGCCGCCTCTCTCACCACGGCCCAACACAATTCAACTCCTCACAAGCCGTCCACGTGCAGCAACTCTTCCCAGCAGCAAGCACCCAATGAAGACCCTTCAATCCAGCCAGCCTTCAGCCATGTCCCTTCAGCAAGGCCCAACACCCCACACCACAGCAGGCACAGCCGAAGCTCTCAGGCCCAAGTCACCTTCAGCTGCCACACGGGCCTTCTTTCAGCTCCCTAGCCTGCCACCAACAGTCAAATAGCTGCATTTTccccattttgagcccaacaaaagctcaTTTTTGTACATTTGTTCCCTTTGTCTAAAATGTCACATTTTTACCCAAATTCCGTACatatttcaccacaacatcatcattacaccttataatttacctctacatgtcatatttactttatttaattaatttaatcaatttaattaatttaaattgattattttaatgctctcattttggctataaatatggaatttcaagaccatttttggttaatttttggttaccatattcttttctctcattttctctctaccattctctcttccattttggggtttttcaagagcattttcaagtatgtattttgtttattttgtaatttctattctagttatgtgcttctaatcttttttataagattattaagatcatgatgaagcaacttgtaactagataatatttatgttgtatgttgatttcccttgtaatgcaacaaagtttatggatttttcttcttcatatgtgtctttcatctttaatatctcatattttggattgttagataatatgcactttgttcttcattttacaaaacataatattctttgtgtaagatgtgtcattaaattgtacacatccaatgcttagaacaaaaatattatgtttttccttataaataatgttatttgattttttttttttttttgtttcattaggttgattcacattaaatactttgaaattatactttttgaaaagtgaagaaaaatcttatctttttagaagtaatttgtgcttaaaattataaatctatttggaaaatgatagtttgatttattttaattatcactaaaacttgagaatcaatatactaataaatattattaaacttatattttgtagattctagtatcttaataatatttcttttacaacttattttcaaatcataattggtttcatttgtattctcttaaataactttattttaaatcttttattttatgttcatgacattaaatctcatcaatctttgaagttaggttagaatttattaattttggtttaaaatagtttttattttttttattttagacaactcttttgggtttgatctcgtgcttacacgaacactatattgcatatacgattcgtgcgcttgcgagttataattttttaaaacatactcgttttgaATCCATCACTATGTCTATGTAATTATCTCTCTCAATTTATAAGCCTTCAATCCTTTTAATGGAGGGTTGCCTCTCTTATTTATAGGAGGACTTTACATAATTATAGAATTGCCCTGGGAGAAAGTGGCTTTTCTATACAACTAATAAGACAAAAAAGGCATAGTGCAATTACGATCTTTGGTTAGTTGTCAGAATTGTATTGTGGAGATTGTTGAACGGCGTGCGTGCTGATTTTGTGCCAGGTGGCATAGTAGCTAAGTTCTTGCAGAATGTCAATGGAATCTCAAGGATATGGTCATTCACTTTTTTTTTCGTGACGATGTTCCCATCTTCTCACGAGGACCTTTGTCGTGGTGAGATTGTTTTTCTAAGATGTCCTCAAGAAGGTGAACGAGTTGAGATTCTCGATGTGTGCTTAGCGAGTAGACTTTTCGCCATGTGCCTTGCCAGTATCCTTCTTGCCTGATGATGCCCGAGCAAACTTAAGTTGATAGGTTCTCGCGCACAAGTCCACTTTGAAGCCTCGCAATTTTTGAATCAGGCTGAACATGAGACCAATAATATGTGATATCGAAGCTCATTCAAAGACCTATCACGATGTAATAGGGCTGGCCAGTCGCGTCCCTACTTCAGGccaaaaaataatatttgaaGAACTTGTAGGGGTCTGGAAGATGTCTATTTGCTAATCATGTCGAGTTTTGGGTACAAcactacatatatataaatacatgagAATTCTCTTATAGGGGTTTTACTTTAAGCCTTATCGGTGGGgctttcagtgttctcgacccgtgaataattTTTGGCGTGatcgcgatttttttttatgaccgtgtatatagtagctatttagaacatcatgcaaattttcagaaaattccgaatagtttacagtaccgaaaactaggttcaaacatgttgttgcactcatgactaattttttttatgcgcgtgtaaaacaacatgtttgaacctagttttcggtacggtaaactattcggaattttctgaaaatttgcagatactctaaatagctacaatatacacgatcatacaaaaaaatcgcgccgaaaactgttcacgggtcgagaaacattAAGAGCACtaccggtaaggcttaaagtgaagtccttatagaagaattgtcctatatatatatatatttatacatattttgAAACTCAAATAACCTTTACATTGATTAtatttgagaaattttcacaaaGTTGAATAAATTTAATAAGTAATTGATTATGGGAAGTAATATTGTTCTTTGTAGTGTATGGATGTGTTATAAGATagtttatattattttcttacttaaaaaaataattagaaaaataagTTTATATTGAAATGACAGACTTTCGTTTGAAATATGTCATTTGAGGTTTTTATTTGTTCGAACGTGGTTTAGACATAGCGTGGACCAAGTgagggaaaaataaaaataaaaagttgatCATGGTTCAAATCTAGTCCGAACTAAGTTGGAACCAAAATACCTCAAAATTGCATATTTCAAACGGCGTCCGTTATCTCAATACATCTTATTTTTCTAATCGTTTTTTTCAACAGAGAATAGTTTGAAAAATAGATATAAGCTATTTTATAAcacaaccatatatatatatatataaaaatgagaGCTTTCGAAAAGTAACGTGACATATTATAAATTTTTAGAGTTATTCTATTTATTTTAGGAATATTGGCAGCGataatacttaattttttttttcttcaaaagttGCATtttaatacccaatttttttttggcaataataatacataaatctataattttggtATATCCGTTAGTACTCACCAATAACTACCCGTTAAATATCCACGTGACATAATTTTATTATTCTAATTGGCAGCGATAATACCCAAATCTTTTTagaagttacactttaatactcaTATTTTTTACGGTACAATAGAGTCTAGCTAGGTTGAATAGAGTTTAGACAAAAAcctataaaatataatattgcaTGTATTggttataaaaattaaaaattgaatgatagattgaatttttacttttagataaacaaaaaaaaaaaactattattttAGAACAAACAAACATCATGATCAATATAAAAGACAAGAAAATACCCTATTACTTGGTACATTTTAACAAAATCAATAAGAAACAATGgtgtatataaataataaaaacctaTTGATAAAATATTtgagttctttttcttttgtacaatttctattttattttattttatatttaagggCAATTCTTTAGTCCCTCACTTGGATTTGAAGGACTTACTCCTTCATCTATTTTCAGCCATTGGATCCATGGTGGATGGTGGGATTGTGGTGTTTGGTTGAGGATGTGTTAAAATACACATATACCCCTTGATAACTCTTAGGAAATTAATGATTATTTATGTATGGCCATGACTAGTTTTCATAATTAAATGTGGTTTGAGTTAATGATAGCATTTATTAACAATTGTCTTGTACAAGCCCCGTTTGATGAAAGTCATTGTGATATATTTTGGTTTCATTCAAGTTTTTTTGTTAGAAAGTTAAGTGAAAATTGTACAGTGTTGTTGTTTAATTTGTAAGAATCATTTTATTTGTGAGAATATACCAACGTGATTGCAAGAGAATTAtgtaaatttttaaataagagAAAAAAGATGAAAGCTATTAAAGTTACCATGTATCATGCCCTAGTCTTAGTTACATTATGTTTAGTAGCAGTATTAATATTTTGGTACTCTTACAATCTACTCTAATTTTGTTACAAAAAAAtgcattaaaaaaatacttatggAAAGTGAAACTCCTAGGTACCTAAtaccataatggccaaaattcatACAAAATTAACTATACAACACTAAGGTTCCTAATTAGTTAATTCATTCATCCAATCATTAAAACATATTTTAAGCTTTTACTAACACAATTCACGcacacaaaagaaagaaaaactaaaCTGATTAGTTCATATTTTTTTACTTTCTGATATAACATTATTACTTACTACTTACTTTAAAATTACTTACCTGTGGTAAAAGAATACTTTACTAATATCGTAAATAAGTTACAAATCAATACCAAGATGACCATATTCTCCTCAACTGTATATTTTTCTAGACGTAAAATTATCTCATTGCTCTTACATTTAACACCCACATCAATACAACTATTCACAATCGATTTATATTACTCATTCTATAGGTAAAACACTATAAAAATAAATACACCAAACTAGCCCATATCTTTAACACTTGGAAAATTGAATGGCCTACTTATAGGACTAAGTCATGACAGAGGGACTAAAGAATTTGCCCAACTAAAAAATCTTTTTTTTGGGTACATATTACAGGCTGGAATAGTCCTAGGCCAAGGGGTGGCAGCACAGTTTATAGAAAGTCTTACAATTCAGTATTTCAACTCAACAACCAAGACATACTCGGTACAATCTCACTCTTCGCATACACCAGTTCATCTTCTTAAGCGGAGTCAAGATGGACTTAAGCATAGTCTTCCGTACGGGCTCCAAGGCCTTCCACACTGGTTCTCTCGCCATGATCGCGCCGCTGCACAGTACTTGCTCAGTAAACACTTCGAGCTCGACAAGCAAGAGAATCTCCAGCTCATGTTTGTGCTAACGACACATTCCTTGATGTCATTTCCAGTCATAGCATCTATCGTTGAAGACCTGAAGATCTTCAACTCGGAGCTCGGTTGTCTAGGTTGTCGTCCTCGATCATAAGTGACATACTTGGTGTGATTCTCACGGCTCTAGCCACCCTGGCCAAGTGTGAGACAAGTCCGTAGGGTTAGCTATTTTGGACTTTGTTTACTGTTGTTGTCATCTACGTGGGCAGACCAGCCATGTGTGGATGGTCAGCCAAACCCCAGAGGGTAGGCCAGTGAAAAAAGTTTTCGATCATCATTTTGGCACTTCTGTTCTCTGCCATGCTATCGAATTGGTATCACATGACACTTGTTTTTGGGCCTATGATATCGGGCCTTGCTGTCCCAGATGGGCCCCCATTAGGGTCAGCTTTGGTGAAGACGTTTGATCCTTTGGTGTCTAGGGTGTTCATGCCTATATCTTGTGACTGTGCCCATGATCAAAGCTGACCCACATGACCTCAATCTCAACACCAAAGTGTCTAGAGCCAATGCGCTTCTTGTGCTTGTGATTACTGTGTCCAAGTTTGTCTTCTCGTTGATACCTCCAAAGCTTAGTAGGATGCCTTTTAAGGATGGCTTGGTTATTGCCTTTATTATGTCCTATAAAGGGGTTGTGGAAATGGCCTCCTATGGTATTGCCAGAGATAGTAAGGTatgtataattatatttatattgctTTTATGTTTACTAATTACATGGATTGTTTTAACATTAACTGAAATATAGCTAATAGTACTTGGAATATTGAAAAGTGAAAAATTCAATAATTAGGTTATTAGTCACAACATAATATGAAATCAACATTACTAAAATATATGGTCATTAGatggctatttaggatttttgctCCCGAACTATGACCAATACATTATTGTACCCCTGATTTTTTTTTGAACTTTTAAAAATTACCCTCGAACTATTCAGAGTGTTGTAAAGTGAGACTTGTGTTAAGTTTTATCTtatgtggctaacagattgatgactTGTCATTGTCACGTCAATGCcatgtgtataatttaaaattaaaaaaatatatatttcttataaaatattaaaattaaaaaataattcaaatattaaaaaaaaaattctttttaattcttataagattattttttaataaatttttaaaatattaattaaataaaattttcaaatattaaaaaaatatactgaaactcatctattttttttgtttggaaaaattaaattatttatttttaataatgatggaattaataaattttaaattagattagtttaagttttgtaaaaaaatatatcattttcagttatttttttaatatttgaaaaaaaaaatttaactaatcttttaagaatataaaagaaaaaaatatgtttttgagtttttgaaatatttttaattttaatattttaaaagaaatatatattatttattttaaattatacacatgGTGCTGACGTGACAATAACAAGTCAACAATCCGTTAGCCACATAAGATAAAACTTAAAATAAGTCTCACGTTATAACATTGCGAATAGTTCGGGGATAATTTTCAATGACTCGAAAATATTAGGGGGCACAATAATATATTGGTCATAGTTCAGAAgaaaaaaatcctaaatagcctcaTTAGATTATAAGACTTTCATgctaatatgaaaaaaaaaatattgctaATTAGTTTGGTTTAGGTCCTAAAAGGTGTTGATAAAtaatgtatagttttattataatgATTTGATGATGGGACTGAGAAAAATGACATATATAGAATTTTTATATATAGGAATGATTAATTATTAATAAGTTTTTTTTGGCCTAAAGTAGTTTTTGTCAAATGTAAACTAGTAGAGACTGTTTTTTTTCATCAAGATTATTATTGTTAATATTTGGAGGTATTACTGATCATACAAATTATTTTGACTGAAATCTATTAATTACAATTATGACTAAAACATATGAATTGTTTTAACATTAACTGAAATATAGCTAATAGTTGgaatatttaaaagagaaaaatacaataattagGTGACAACATAAGATTAAGAATTTCTTGTACCCGTTAGAATAAAAATGTATTGTAAATTTGGTACTGCGCACAACTAAAATGTGGTGATAATTTATGAAAAGAGTGAaaaaaaacacatataatacatacATAGGATCTTTTAATTGgagcaaataattattaaataaaaacattTTGGCCTAAAATTGATTTTTTATTGTCAAAACTTAACACAAATAAAGGTAACATTAGgcaactttttcttttcttttagagtATTAATTATTGATCACATAATGAAATATTGCTtttgttttcttgaacatattgATTACAATAATATAGGTTATAGAACTGGAGGTGTACTGTTTTGTGATGGCAACGGTTTTGGTGACTGCAATCGTGGTGCCAGTATCCGTGCGTTACTTATACAATCCCAAGAGTAGGGCTGTGCAGAAACGATTCGATCCAATAacaaaccgaccgatccaatgtcaaccgaccgctaaaaattggatatccaattatgattggattggatcggatgatatttttaaaaatccaatattggatcggtcggttcttggatgacatgtaaatccaatggatccaaccgaccgatccaatccaataatgatccaataccatccaattaatattcagataaaaaatatattatatattgaaataatttttttttttttataaaaaaatcagcctaaataaaggttttaaaagatcggatggatccgatccgatccaacggataaccaatggatggaaccgaaccgatccaatcatccattggatcggatcggatcggttggttcaagatgattggatcggatcggttccaaaaatccaacattcaattggatgattggatcggatcggatgggcttaaaaacattggatgtcatccaatgaacacccctaccCAAGAGGAAATACGCAGGCTATCAAAAGCGAAACATCATGCAATCCGCCACCAACGACTCTGAGCTCCGCATCGTCGCGTGCATAAACAGACCGGACAACACCCCAGCCATCATCAACCTCCTCGACGTCTCATGCCCCACAGAGGACAACGCAATCTACGTTCTCCATCTCATCGAGCTCGTCGGCCGAGCCACGCCCGTCTTTATCTCCCACCAACTTCAGAAGAAAACACTCTCCAAGCGCATCGTGGACACTCGGAGACTGTCGAGTCCATGGTGTCAAGACAAGTGACGTACCGCGTTGCTATGGTGTTCTTGGGCGGTAGCGACGATAGGGAGGCTGTTACGTTCGCCAAGCGCATGGCCATGGACTCGTGCGCATAACCTTGACCATCATCCATTTTGTGAGCGTGAATGAGGACCGGGAACTCAAGCAGTGGGAGAAGGTTCTTGATAATGAAGTGCTTAAAGATATAATTCAGAGTTATGATCGAGATAGTGATGTTGGTCATGGAAATGTGGGTTATGTTAAGGAAATGGTTAAGGATGGAACTGAAACGGCAATGACTTTGAGATCCATGGCCGATGATTTTGAGCTGTTTATTGTTGGAAGACGATACAATCAACACTCTATACTAACTTCGGGTCTTGAAGAATGGAGTGAGTTTCCTGAACTTGGTGTTGTGGGAGACTTGCTTTCCTCCACAGATTTCATGAGCAATGCTTCTGTTCTGGTTGTACAAAAGCAAAAACTTAGTAACTAGCTGTGTTTATATGATTCAAGGTCTTGGGGTGAAATGATcatatttaaattttgatatacaTCGACTACAAATAAGGTTAAACAACGTGAAATTGAAATTAAAAGAATACATATGTAAAACACAGTTAATTACCTTTTAGTTTGTAGGATTTAAATGAAAATTGGCATAAATTGGGGCAATCCCTACACGGTCTATCTTGATTTGTATTTTAGACTAAAGAATAACCATGAAATATAATTGTAAAAGGTGAGATATAGGGTGCGTTTGTTATAAATTTTGTGTCATTCTAATTGTTTTTTACAATAGCTCAAACCTCTTTTTCTAGTTCTAGCTTTCTTAAATTATATTCATGATTTTTAttcataaaatatacatataCGATTATATAAATAACAGCGAGATTAGCTAAAGCTGGCCGCACATATGTACCTAGCTAAACAACCACTTACTCTCAAAATTAGAGTATCAGTTTCCACCAAAAATAGTCATTTTtctaataatattattaacaaaaaaaacaaaactaaCCATCATGCACCAAGAAAAATGAGTTGGTTCATTCAAATGGGTGCAACGTTAACATTAATTCTTTTCATTTCTTGCCATGCATGCATAGTTATTGTTCCTTGTGATCATCATCAGTATTCTTTATTTTCCTTTTCCTACCTCATTTTCTCTCGAGCCAAACAGAggaaaaagtaaaagaaaatgGAATTGTTTAATACAAGCGCGAGGAATATATTACCTATAAAAAGGTGCACTGCTTTCCCAGCGAATACTCACTCTGTTGGGCTGGAATAAAAGTGATGCATGGCAACTCAATGTATCAAGTCCATTTGGCAATGTCACATGGCCAGTTCAAAACTATACAATCCCAGTTTTAGAGATTGAGATGATTTCTATCTTTTGTATTACTCAAatttctcatttttttcttaagATGATCGGCTTGCCCATGTTTGTTGCTGAACTTCTAGTAAGTTTAAAAGcctatatatatttacataattttagATTTTCTTTTCATTGAAATACATTTATAgtgatttaaaatataaaaaagaagTAATACATAAATTTACAATTTTGGTGCAACCATTATTACTAATCGTTAACTGCACATATGGATTTTGGTATGACTTTagactaaattatttaaatattataaaaataattttaaatttaaaaaaatctaaaacatTATTAAAAGCTAGTTAATAATATGGATTTTGAAATGATTTTGAGTTTCTATTTTAATTTGGGTTGTTTTgaatttgtaaattttagtttTGTAACTAGTTTCTAATAATAttttagaatttttaaaatttaaaatgatttttatagtatttaaagaatttatGGATATTGACGGTGATAATACACAAATCATCTATAAAGTTATactttaatacctaaatttatGAGTATAAAAATATGCCACGTGGATACTTTACGGTAGTTAACAGTGAGTACTAACGGTTGCACtaaaattgtagatttaggtattattaccgccaaataaaaaatttgggtattaaagtgtaaaTTTTTTGGTATTATCACCGCCAATATCCCtttattttattagaatttaggtgaatttgagttttatttgtGTATGTTGAACAATGATTTTATTTTGGTAAAAATCTCACATGGTTTACAAACTATTGCGGTGTTATACTTGTAGGCTATACATAAAGTATTTTTTCATTCACTTTGATTTGTCCgacaattttttttcttacatTGGTGATTGGTTAATATAATCTTACCCAATTAGTTAATGTTttaattttatcaaattaatatcaatattaaaattagtaattatcaataataaaattagtattatttattaatattaaaattagtatttttttttcttatataggTAATATATATTTCTCACATAGTGTACAAACTATTGAAGTGTTATACTTTACAAACCATTGGGGTGTTATACTAAAAAAAAAGTCGTGTTCACAATTTTTGAAGagacataaaatattatatattttttaagaggcatatatattatgatgtttattttgttagaattttggtgaatttgagttttatttgtaTATGTTGAACGATGATTTTTTTTGGTAAAAATCTCACATGGTTTACAAATCATTGCGGTGCTATACTTGTATGTTATAAATAAAGTATTTTTTCATTCACTTTGATTTgtccaacaatttttttttcttatattggTGATTGATTAATATAATCTTACCAAATTAGTTAATGTTTTaagtttatcaaatttatatcaatattaaaattagtaattatcaataataaaattagtattatttatcaatattaaaattagtattttttagTAATATATTAGTGTTATACTTTACAATCCATTGGggtttatacataaaaaaaaaaaaactatgttcACAATTTTCGAAAAgacatataatatattatatatttttgaagatgtatataa contains the following coding sequences:
- the LOC133789759 gene encoding cation/H(+) antiporter 5-like, which produces MIKADPHDLNLNTKVSRANALLVLVITVSKFVFSLIPPKLSRMPFKDGLVIAFIMSYKGVVEMASYGIARDSKVIELEVYCFVMATVLVTAIVVPVSVRYLYNPKSRAVQKRFDPITNRPIQCQPTAKNWISNYDWIGSDDIFKNPILDRSVLG